DNA from Bordetella genomosp. 13:
CCATGCGTGCTCAGCACGGCCCAGCTGCCGCGCCGCGCGCCATCCAGAAAGGCGCGCCATTGCGCCGCGGCCAGCGTCGAACCATACAGGCGATAGCTGCCAAGCAGGCGCAGGTCGGCGCGGCCATGATGCAGTCCGCCCCCCGTGATGCGGCACGAGCGGCGCACGCGGCCGCAGGTGTGCTTCACCGAATAGCCGTAGTCGCCGAACGGATAGGCGAAGTCCAGCGGTTCGATGTCGCCGGTGATGCCATGCAGGAATTCGGCGTTGCGCTGCAGTTCCGCGCGCAGCTGCGCCGCGGGCAGCTGCGTGCTGCGGCGATGCGACCAGCCGTGGCAACCCAACTGGTGTCCGCCTCGATGCAGCGCCTGCAATTGCGGCACGCTGTGCGTGGGCCGCGATTCTTCCTCTTTGTCGGTCAGGCCGCCCGCCACGTAGAAGGTGCCGCGGCAGCCGTGCCGTTCCAGGATCTCCGCGCCCGTGGTGCAGGCCGACGCGTTCACGTCGTCGAAGGTGATGCTGAGCACGGCCGGGCCATCGTGGATGGGCAGCCAGTCCTGCAGGCCGTGCCGGGCCAGCCAGCGGCTGCCCTGGCCCGCCAGGCGGGAGACTCTGCGGCTCAGATCCATGTCGATATCTTCGCGGACAACAGGCGCGCCTAGCGGCCGGTAAGCCAGCCGCGCAGGCGTCGCATCTGCCATGCGCGCAGCTGG
Protein-coding regions in this window:
- a CDS encoding polysaccharide deacetylase family protein, producing MDLSRRVSRLAGQGSRWLARHGLQDWLPIHDGPAVLSITFDDVNASACTTGAEILERHGCRGTFYVAGGLTDKEEESRPTHSVPQLQALHRGGHQLGCHGWSHRRSTQLPAAQLRAELQRNAEFLHGITGDIEPLDFAYPFGDYGYSVKHTCGRVRRSCRITGGGLHHGRADLRLLGSYRLYGSTLAAAQWRAFLDGARRGSWAVLSTHGVEENCGPYGATPEVLDEVVRYALDRGCVILPVGQAIAHLRDRTGPGPSASAGR